Proteins encoded in a region of the Zea mays cultivar B73 chromosome 2, Zm-B73-REFERENCE-NAM-5.0, whole genome shotgun sequence genome:
- the LOC103646428 gene encoding uncharacterized protein translates to MRGFTSGYTCWTNHGECSIGDNNGNTEGPLDTNGSPMDTNEANDHYVHIQDKKSHFADATIVDVPIDHLEYMIHDVTVTPNIRRLMSKKDLKLSVQQDGKSIRQNSGVCNDAITEVFDRNKKSSYLRKDTVPARIRLSVSLPAFGYPRLGSRIPASSPRRPAPSSSPRRPTPSSSPRPAPSLPESRAVVLPRLAPASLPESRIVVLPHLAPASLAESRARACTTAPASLPESHARARTAGARSRRPASSPRPAPANRRCELQAPLRPCHLLRPTPIAEAERQDSSSSVPPARRPELPGKIPEQMSSESSSDTSGSSTSKTSGSTSSSSSTSLHSEDIVEKGSCTSARHRTKRGHAKCKKLEKGGPRRLTFDKNGIAQSPVKHVNEFSSYCGYIARMRVDIRIKDWRKVSTVVKSNLWEDVSKKFVMPRDETHTLSVKKVALKSMSHAWKDFKWKLNINYVKKDKTPFEDYPELKKEWWPDFVEWVTSYEYIALGEKGKKSQNMNKFHQKLGRRSYTVQKRKWAKEDAQALTEGKSIPFQDMPDGRHKDWARARNPSGDVNITELHPIIKKIVDLNEKSVAGTFTPLDNMDILATAIGSNHPGRTT, encoded by the exons ATGCGTGGTTTTACATCTGGGTACACATGCTGGACAAATCATGGCGAGTGTTCTATTGGTGATAACAATGGAAACACTGAGGGTCCTTTAGATACTAATGGCAGTCCTATGGATACTAATGAGGCGAATGACCATTATGTGCATATCCAAGATAAAAAAAGCCATTTTGCGGACGCGACGATTGTTGATGTGCCCATCGATCATCTGGAATACATGATACATGATGTTACTGTAACTC CAAATATTAGAAGGCTCATGTCAAAGAAAGACCTAAAACTGTCAG TACAACAAGATGGTAAAAGCATCCGACAAAATAGTGGAGTTTGCAACGACGCGATAACTGAGGTGTTTGATCGCAACAAAAAATCGTCATATCTAAGGAAGGACAC GGTTCCAGCACGTATTAGGCTATCTGTGTCCCTCCCCGCGTTCGGCTATCCACGTCTAGGCTCCAGGATCCCGGCGTCCTCCCCTCGTCGTCCCGCGCCGTCATCCTCCCCTCGTCGTCCCACGCCGTCGTCCTCCCCTCGTCCCGCGCCGTCCCTCCCCGAGTCCCGCGCCGTCGTCCTCCCTCGTCTCGCCCCTGCGTCCCTCCCCGAGTCCCGCATCGTCGTCCTCCCTCATCTCGCACCTGCGTCCCTCGCCGAGTCCCGCGCCCGCGCGTGTACCACCGCCCCTGCGTCCCTCCCCGAGTCCCACGCCCGCGCGCGTACCGCCGGTGCGAGATCTAGGCGGCCCGCGTCCTCCCCTCGTCCCGCGCCCGCGAACCGCCGTTGCGAGCTCCAGGCGCCCCTGCGTCCCTGCCATCTCCTGCGTCCGACGCCCATCGCCGAGGCTGAGAGGCAAGATTCGTCGTCTTCAGTGCCCCCAGCGCGGCGCCCAGAACTCCCAGGCAAGATCCCT GAACAAATGAGCTCTGAGTCATCTTCTGATACATCTGGGTCATCAACTTCAAAAACCTCTGGGTCCACAAGTAGCTCATCTTCCACTAGCTTGCATTCAGAGGACATTGTCGAAAAAGGTTCTTGTACTTCTGCCAGGCATAGAACGAAACGAGGTCACGCCAAATGCAAGAAGCTAGAAAAAGGAGGTCCTCGTCGTCTTACGTTTGATAAAAATGGGATTGCCCAGTCACCGGTAAAACATGTCAATGAATTCTCAAGCTATTGTGGTTATATAGCACGCATGCGTGTTGATATTAGGATAAAGGATTGGCGAAAAGTGTCTACAGTGGTAAAATCAAACCTATGGGAGGATGTGTCAAAGAAATTTGTCATGCCAAGGGATGAAACCCATACCCTCAGTGTGAAGAAGGTCGCTTTGAAATCTATGA GCCATGCATGGAAGGATTTCAAGTGGAAACTAAATATAAATTATGTCAAGAAGGACAAAACTCCATTTGAGGACTATCCAGAACTCAAGAAAGAGTGGTGGCCAGACTTTGTGGAGTGGGTTACCTCTTATGAGTATATTGCTCTAGGAGAAAAGGGAAAGAAAAGCCAAAACATGAATAAGTTCCATCAAAAACTAGGACGGCGAAGCTATACTGTACAAAAGAGAAAATGGGCAAAGGAAGATGCACAAGCATTAACTGAGGGTAAATCTATTCCATTTCAAGACATGCCAGATGGTCGTCATAAGGATTGGGCAAGGGCGAGGAATCCTTCTGGCGATGTGAACATAACAGAGTTGCATCCAATCATAAAGAAAATT GTAGATCTAAATGAAAAGTCAGTAGCTGGTACCTTTACACCATTGGATAATATGGACATACTTGCAACAGCAATAGGGAGTAATCATCCAGGGAGGACAACATGA